AGCCATTTTATCTAACAAGCAAATTGTAAAAGCTGATGTGGTTGTTGATGCGACTCAGGATAATTATGTTGCCTCTCTGGCATCTTTAAAGGTGGTGGACACCATTAAGAATAGTTCTCCAGACTCTCTTCCGTATGCCGACAATAAGTATCGCACGGGAGTGGCGATAACCCCTTCTGCTAACACATTTCCGGTTACTATACCAGTGTCGGCCTTCATTGGTGCAACTGATAATTTTCTCGCACCCTGGAGCAGGGAGATCATCGCTACAACTGCGAGTGGTCAGGCCACTGGCGCAATAGCAGCATTTTGCTCTTTTTTTAAAACGACCACAAAAAGCCTGAACGTTCGTATGATCCAGAGTGAGCTCATGTCGTTTGGTTCTCAGCTTATGAGATTTGATGATGTTGCCGAAAAAGATACAAACGCCATGGCTATTCAAAATATAGCACTGACGGGGATACTTAAAGGACGCGCAGTATCGGGTAAATTTCACTTTATGCCTGATTCGAATATATCAACCGATGAAATAATGGTACCGGTAAAAGAGTATTCCTCAAGGAGCCAAATTTGGTTCCTCGATAATAAGTCTGAAAAGCTCTCTTTGAAGGAGACCCTGTCACTTATAAAGTTCATAGCTTCCAGGGGTAACGAGTTGGACAGAGAAGTCACGAAGGGTTGGAGTGCTTCTCTGAAGCTCCCCAGCAAGTTTGACCCGGCCCGGCCTGTTACGCGACGGGAATTTGCCGTCCTTTTTAACGCCTTTGTCAGGCCTTTTCATGTGTCGGTGGATTTGGCAGGAGCATTAAAAAGGTAAAGTTTATATTCTTCTTTTAAGGGAAAGAATAACAACCCTGACTTTATCAGTTCCGGAAGGACGAATGCGAAACATTAGATTACGTTTATTCCCCGAGCGCAGTAAATCATAGATGTCTTCCATTCCCATTTCGTTAACAGGTTTTAAGTTGATGTCAATAATCTCATCATTCTCCTGCAGCCCCGCCTCCTCAGCAGCAGAACCATCCTCTATCCTGGCAATAAATAGGCGCTTATAGCCGGGCCCACTCCATGATAGCTCCAGGCCGCTCATATCGTGCTCAAAAGCTTCCTTAAATCTGGAATTTGGTTTAAGGTAAATGCAGGAGTTATTGTAGTCAA
The window above is part of the Arcticibacter tournemirensis genome. Proteins encoded here:
- a CDS encoding FAD-dependent oxidoreductase; the encoded protein is MIRKIFKGVCVASVCLLLCFDGYAQKIKAGVLVVGSSSAGVAAAIQSAHSGVKTILIDKGNFESIVLPSDEGQTRSGIYANFIKRVESAQKYPVTKNQVFSPSFAATIFKAWADTVKNLTVITRGSVTAIAKDGKGWEAILSNKQIVKADVVVDATQDNYVASLASLKVVDTIKNSSPDSLPYADNKYRTGVAITPSANTFPVTIPVSAFIGATDNFLAPWSREIIATTASGQATGAIAAFCSFFKTTTKSLNVRMIQSELMSFGSQLMRFDDVAEKDTNAMAIQNIALTGILKGRAVSGKFHFMPDSNISTDEIMVPVKEYSSRSQIWFLDNKSEKLSLKETLSLIKFIASRGNELDREVTKGWSASLKLPSKFDPARPVTRREFAVLFNAFVRPFHVSVDLAGALKR